A genomic window from Emys orbicularis isolate rEmyOrb1 chromosome 24, rEmyOrb1.hap1, whole genome shotgun sequence includes:
- the BSG gene encoding basigin isoform X1, with amino-acid sequence MGAAGATGLVLVALLCAGRGASGADPIVETSPNVTSGSAVVISCNITDPQGPVMGHMWKKGDKTLTSDKEMTEYTAYKIGDVNGDSSGVYECIFETKPPVSRTVHVTVKPHVTAYKKSEHGNEGDTGVLICKCNSYPPVSQWTWYKIINDVNEPIINGTERFIIKSSGNKTELRVVNLDIEKDPGKYVCNATNELGTDGTIVELRVRSRLAALWPFLGIVAEVLVLVTIIFIYEKRRKPDEVLDDDDGGSAPLKSNPPNHKDKNVRQRNAN; translated from the exons ATGGGGGCGGCCGGGGCCACGGGGCTGGTGCTGGTAGCGCTGCTGTGCGCCGGGAGAGGCGCCTCCGGAGCAg ATCCCATTGTAGAAACCTCCCCAAATGTGACTTCTGGCTCGGCTGTTGTGATTTCCTGTAACATAACCGATCCTCAGGGTCCGGTCATGGGCCATATGTGGAAGAAAGGAGACAAGACCTTGACCTCCGATAAGGAAATGACTGAATATACCGCCTACAA AATAGGGGACGTGAATGGAGACAGCTCAGGGGTGTACGAGTGTATCTTCGAAACGAAGCCCCCTGTGAGTAGGACTGTGCACGTGACAG ttAAGCCACATGTGACGGCCTACAAGAAATCCGAGCATGGGAACGAGGGGGACACCGGCGTTCTGATCTGCAAGTGTAACTCTTATCCTCCTGTTAGTCAGTGGACCTGGTACAAGATCATAAACGATGTGAATGAG CCCATCATCAATGGCACAGAGCGGTTCATCATCAAGTCCAGCGGGAACAAGACAGAGCTGCGTGTTGTTAACCTGGACATCGAGAAGGACCCGGGCAAGTACGTCTGCAATGCCACCAACGAGTTGGGCACCGACGGCACCATCGTGGAACTGCGGGTTCGTAGCCGCCTGGCAGCGCTCTGGCCCTTCCTGGGCATTGTGGCCGAGGTGCTGGTTCTTGTCACCATCATCTTCATCTATGAGAAAAGGAGAAAGCCGGATGAAGTCCTTGATG ATGATGATGGAGGGTCCGCACCACT GAAAAGCAATCCCCCAAACCACAAGGACAAGAACGTCCGCCAGAGAAATGCTAACTAG
- the BSG gene encoding basigin isoform X2, translating into MGAAGATGLVLVALLCAGRGASGAAGFIKSPLSQKKLTEDSVELHCEAIGNPIPEIQWWFEGDESNETYAQLWDGARQDRVKINATYNLHSTSTIYIANLTINDSGTYECRASNDPDRNHLSKSPKVKWIRSQANVFVIEHPIVETSPNVTSGSAVVISCNITDPQGPVMGHMWKKGDKTLTSDKEMTEYTAYKIGDVNGDSSGVYECIFETKPPVSRTVHVTVKPHVTAYKKSEHGNEGDTGVLICKCNSYPPVSQWTWYKIINDVNEPIINGTERFIIKSSGNKTELRVVNLDIEKDPGKYVCNATNELGTDGTIVELRVRSRLAALWPFLGIVAEVLVLVTIIFIYEKRRKPDEVLDDDDGGSAPLKSNPPNHKDKNVRQRNAN; encoded by the exons ATGGGGGCGGCCGGGGCCACGGGGCTGGTGCTGGTAGCGCTGCTGTGCGCCGGGAGAGGCGCCTCCGGAGCAg CTGGCTTTATAAAGTCACCACTGTCTCAAAAGAAACTGACCGAGGACAGTGTGGAATTGCACTGCGAGGCGATTGGCAACCCTATCCCTGAGATCCAATGGTGGTTTGAGGGAGATGAGTCGAACGAGACCTATGCTCAGCTCTGGGATGGCGCACGGCAGGACCGTGTCAAAATCAACGCCACCTATAACCTGCACTCTACCAGCACCATCTACATCGCAAACCTCACGATCAACGACTCGGGCACATATGAGTGCCGGGCTAGCAACGACCCCGACCGCAACCACTTGTCGAAGAGCCCCAAAGTCAAGTGGATCCGTTCCCAGGCTAACGTTTTTGTCATTGAAC ATCCCATTGTAGAAACCTCCCCAAATGTGACTTCTGGCTCGGCTGTTGTGATTTCCTGTAACATAACCGATCCTCAGGGTCCGGTCATGGGCCATATGTGGAAGAAAGGAGACAAGACCTTGACCTCCGATAAGGAAATGACTGAATATACCGCCTACAA AATAGGGGACGTGAATGGAGACAGCTCAGGGGTGTACGAGTGTATCTTCGAAACGAAGCCCCCTGTGAGTAGGACTGTGCACGTGACAG ttAAGCCACATGTGACGGCCTACAAGAAATCCGAGCATGGGAACGAGGGGGACACCGGCGTTCTGATCTGCAAGTGTAACTCTTATCCTCCTGTTAGTCAGTGGACCTGGTACAAGATCATAAACGATGTGAATGAG CCCATCATCAATGGCACAGAGCGGTTCATCATCAAGTCCAGCGGGAACAAGACAGAGCTGCGTGTTGTTAACCTGGACATCGAGAAGGACCCGGGCAAGTACGTCTGCAATGCCACCAACGAGTTGGGCACCGACGGCACCATCGTGGAACTGCGGGTTCGTAGCCGCCTGGCAGCGCTCTGGCCCTTCCTGGGCATTGTGGCCGAGGTGCTGGTTCTTGTCACCATCATCTTCATCTATGAGAAAAGGAGAAAGCCGGATGAAGTCCTTGATG ATGATGATGGAGGGTCCGCACCACT GAAAAGCAATCCCCCAAACCACAAGGACAAGAACGTCCGCCAGAGAAATGCTAACTAG